A DNA window from Christiangramia salexigens contains the following coding sequences:
- a CDS encoding glutamate synthase subunit beta: MGEIRGFLEYDRVDEDKIKAEERVENYKEFTKEVDTKELNNQGGRCMDCGIPFCHSGCPVGNLIPDFNHAVYRNEWQKALKILHATNNFPEFTGRLCPAPCESACVLGIIEPPVAIEMIEKYIVERGFKEGWIKPEPPAHRTGKTVAVIGSGPAGLAAAQQLNRAGHTVSVLERDAKIGGLLRYGIPDFKMEKKVIDRRLEVMKAEGIEFITNTEVGKNYEVEKLKDFDAVVLCGGATQRRGLPIPGADAKGVVQAMEFLKNNNEVVDGLKSLSPELSAEGKDVIVIGGGDTGSDCVGTSNRHKAKSVTNFEILPMPPESRSKENPWPYWPFTLKTSSSHEEGVERNWSILTKEFVKDSKGNLKALKTVEVEWIRKPGQRPEIKEKPDSEKEWPCDLALLSLGFTGPEKTLSEKLGLEQDDRTNIKGGKNYQTNIKKIFVAGDMRRGQSLIVWAISEGREAAHHVDKFLMGKSKLPIKGDGDLPSA; the protein is encoded by the coding sequence ATGGGAGAAATAAGAGGATTTTTAGAATATGATCGCGTTGATGAAGATAAAATCAAAGCTGAAGAACGCGTTGAGAATTATAAGGAATTTACGAAGGAAGTAGATACAAAAGAGTTAAATAATCAAGGGGGAAGATGCATGGATTGTGGAATCCCATTTTGCCATAGCGGATGCCCTGTAGGCAACCTGATACCAGACTTTAACCATGCGGTATATAGAAATGAATGGCAAAAAGCCCTGAAAATTCTGCACGCCACAAATAACTTTCCTGAATTTACCGGAAGACTTTGCCCTGCTCCCTGTGAATCGGCATGTGTACTTGGCATTATAGAGCCACCTGTGGCAATCGAGATGATCGAGAAGTATATCGTAGAAAGAGGTTTCAAGGAAGGCTGGATCAAACCTGAACCACCTGCCCATAGAACGGGCAAAACCGTGGCGGTAATTGGCTCCGGACCCGCAGGACTGGCAGCAGCACAGCAGCTGAACCGAGCCGGCCATACGGTGAGTGTATTAGAACGAGATGCTAAGATCGGTGGATTACTAAGATATGGTATCCCGGATTTTAAAATGGAAAAAAAGGTTATAGACCGCCGCCTTGAAGTTATGAAAGCTGAAGGAATTGAGTTTATAACTAATACCGAAGTCGGAAAAAATTATGAAGTTGAAAAACTGAAGGATTTTGATGCTGTGGTATTATGTGGTGGGGCAACACAAAGAAGGGGATTACCAATTCCCGGAGCCGATGCTAAAGGCGTAGTACAGGCTATGGAATTTTTGAAAAACAATAATGAAGTAGTTGATGGTTTAAAATCACTAAGCCCGGAGCTAAGTGCAGAAGGTAAAGATGTGATCGTAATAGGTGGCGGAGATACCGGATCAGATTGCGTGGGAACATCGAACAGGCATAAAGCCAAATCTGTCACCAACTTTGAGATACTTCCAATGCCACCAGAATCCAGATCAAAGGAAAACCCTTGGCCTTACTGGCCTTTCACTCTAAAAACCAGTTCTTCTCATGAAGAAGGAGTGGAAAGAAATTGGAGCATACTTACCAAAGAGTTTGTAAAGGATTCTAAGGGTAATTTAAAGGCATTAAAAACCGTAGAAGTAGAATGGATCAGAAAACCTGGACAGCGCCCTGAAATCAAAGAAAAACCTGACTCAGAAAAGGAATGGCCATGTGATCTTGCATTACTTTCACTTGGTTTTACAGGTCCGGAAAAAACCCTGAGTGAAAAACTGGGACTCGAGCAGGATGACAGAACAAATATAAAAGGCGGTAAAAATTACCAGACCAATATTAAAAAAATCTTTGTTGCAGGCGATATGAGAAGAGGGCAATCCTTAATTGTCTGGGCAATTTCAGAGGGTCGCGAGGCTGCACATCATGTAGATAAATTTTTAATGGGAAAATCCAAGCTACCCATTAAAGGTGATGGAGATCTTCCATCAGCATAA
- the gltB gene encoding glutamate synthase large subunit, whose product MKMKAQGLYSPLNERDNCGAGFICNLNGERTNEIIHKAIDILVRLEHRGAVSADGKTGDGAGILIEVPHDYFKKVCEFELPEFRSYAVGMVFLPKNKNQAEICKKSFDDEVENQGLKILGWRQVPVDHSCLGKMASKFEPAIQQVFIARPEKMDDKTFNAKLYTARKIAEHAIENSGLSQSEFFYFSSLSTNTLIYKGLLMPQDINEYYKDLNDPDVITKLALVHQRFSTNTFPTWDLAQPFRYMCHNGEINTLRGNLSRMRAREELFESETFGEDLKKIVPITMEGKSDSASMDMALELLLQTGRSLPEAIMMMVPEAWEKNPSMEEKKKAFYEYNSCIMEPWDGPASIPFTDGNYIGALLDRNGLRPSRYTVTKDGYVVMSSETGVLDIKPENVLRHGRLEPGRMFLVDMIEGRIIEDKEVKEKIVSERPYKEWLNKNLLPLSDVPYTGNQTPVEDVEYLTRLKLFGYTYEDISTIISPMASQAKEAIGSMGTDIPLAVLSDKPQLLFNYFKQLFAQVTNPPLDGIREEIVTDISLSIGEDINLFDISAEQCKKLKIQNPVISNEDLDKIKYIDYPGFKARSISMLYEAEKGMNGLEDRLDRMIIEINEAVDEGCNIIILSDRNVDEKLAPIPSLLACSFVHHRVKDYNRRSSFGIVIESAEPREPHHFAALFGYGASAINPYMVNEVIYDLVERKEIEVEDPEVAVENFNVAIGKGIVKIMNKIGISTLLSYRGSQIFEILGLNKKFVDKYFCNTPTRIEGIGLYEIEKEIQKRYQHAFFPPETETDLDLEMGGDYRWRRNGERHVFNPASVAKLQQAVRQNSFETYSEYSKIINEQSEKLMTLRGMFKFKELNPIPLEEVEPWTDIVKRFKTGAMSFGSISKEAHENLAIAMNRIKGKSNSGEGGEDPGRFQKDIDGNWRNSAIKQVASGRFGVSIDYLSNAREIQIKMAQGAKPGEGGQLPGAKVNPDIAKTRNSTPYVGLISPPPHHDIYSIEDLAQLIFDLKNANREARINVKLVSKVGVGTIAAGVAKAKADVVLISGYDGGTGASPLTSLRHAGLPWELGIAEAQQTLLLNNLRSRIVVECDGQLKTGRDVAIACLLGAEEFGFSTAPLVATGCIMMRACHLNTCPVGIATQDPELRKNFKGTPENVINFMYFIAQELRQIMAELGFRKMDEMVGQSQKLDMNRAITHYKAQGIDLSAILHKPKIKDSVPVFNTEKQLHNLEGVLDFEILKQAHPAIYRKEPVTLSYPITNINRTTGAIISNEISKIHGAKGLPKNTLTLNFTGSAGQSFGAFAANGLNLNIEGNSNDYFGKGLSGAILSIRKPDLASFKSYENVIIGNVALYGATAGEAYINGIGGERFCVRNSGAKAVVEGIGDHGCEYMTGGIAVILGSIGRNFAAGMSGGVAYIYNPEGQLDNNNFNMEMIDLEEPSEDNLKELKELIENHLHYTKSELAKSILQDWENNSGAFIKVMPVEYKKALLKLEAEKELKEQANLKTA is encoded by the coding sequence ATGAAAATGAAAGCACAGGGGCTCTATTCCCCTTTAAATGAGAGAGATAATTGCGGCGCAGGTTTTATCTGCAACCTTAATGGAGAACGCACTAATGAAATTATTCACAAAGCGATAGATATCCTTGTTCGCCTGGAGCATCGGGGTGCTGTTAGCGCCGATGGTAAAACCGGAGATGGCGCCGGAATTCTTATCGAAGTCCCCCATGATTATTTTAAAAAAGTATGTGAATTTGAATTACCTGAATTTAGATCCTACGCAGTTGGTATGGTTTTTCTTCCAAAGAATAAGAATCAAGCCGAAATTTGTAAAAAGAGCTTTGATGATGAAGTCGAAAATCAGGGCTTAAAGATTCTTGGCTGGAGACAGGTTCCCGTAGATCATTCCTGTTTGGGAAAAATGGCCAGCAAATTTGAACCTGCAATTCAACAGGTTTTCATTGCACGGCCGGAAAAAATGGACGACAAGACATTTAATGCCAAACTATATACAGCAAGAAAAATAGCAGAGCACGCCATTGAAAATTCCGGGCTATCGCAGAGTGAATTCTTTTACTTCTCAAGTCTTTCCACCAATACCTTAATATATAAGGGTCTTTTAATGCCACAGGACATTAATGAATATTATAAGGACCTAAATGATCCCGATGTGATCACAAAACTCGCACTGGTTCACCAGCGTTTCTCAACTAATACATTCCCTACCTGGGACCTGGCACAACCCTTCCGCTATATGTGCCATAATGGTGAAATAAATACCCTGCGAGGTAATTTAAGCAGGATGAGAGCAAGAGAGGAACTTTTTGAAAGTGAAACTTTTGGAGAGGACCTGAAAAAGATCGTCCCTATTACCATGGAAGGTAAATCCGATTCCGCTTCTATGGATATGGCTCTGGAATTACTACTTCAAACCGGAAGATCTTTACCGGAAGCTATAATGATGATGGTCCCTGAAGCCTGGGAAAAGAATCCATCTATGGAAGAAAAGAAGAAGGCCTTCTATGAATATAACTCATGTATTATGGAACCCTGGGACGGTCCGGCCTCCATACCTTTTACCGATGGTAATTATATAGGTGCCCTTCTTGATAGAAATGGACTCCGACCTTCCAGATATACCGTAACCAAAGACGGTTATGTGGTGATGTCTTCAGAAACCGGGGTGCTCGATATTAAACCCGAAAATGTATTGCGTCATGGTAGACTGGAACCGGGAAGAATGTTTCTGGTAGACATGATAGAAGGACGTATTATTGAAGACAAGGAAGTTAAAGAAAAGATAGTCTCAGAGCGTCCTTACAAGGAATGGCTGAATAAAAATTTACTCCCTCTGTCTGATGTACCTTACACAGGCAACCAGACACCAGTTGAAGATGTGGAGTACCTAACAAGATTAAAACTGTTTGGATACACCTACGAGGATATAAGCACCATAATATCTCCAATGGCCTCTCAGGCAAAAGAAGCGATTGGCTCCATGGGAACAGATATTCCATTGGCTGTACTTTCAGATAAACCACAATTACTATTCAATTATTTCAAGCAACTCTTTGCCCAGGTAACCAATCCGCCGCTGGATGGAATCAGAGAAGAGATCGTTACAGATATTAGTTTATCTATAGGAGAAGACATCAATCTTTTTGATATCAGTGCGGAACAATGTAAAAAATTAAAGATCCAGAATCCGGTGATCTCCAATGAAGATCTGGATAAGATAAAATATATAGATTATCCGGGGTTTAAGGCGAGATCCATTTCTATGCTTTATGAAGCCGAAAAAGGAATGAATGGTCTGGAGGACCGTTTGGACAGGATGATCATAGAGATCAATGAAGCTGTGGATGAAGGTTGTAATATTATAATATTATCTGACCGAAATGTTGACGAAAAGCTCGCCCCTATCCCGTCACTACTTGCCTGTTCTTTTGTACACCATAGAGTTAAGGATTATAACCGAAGATCCTCTTTCGGAATTGTAATTGAATCGGCAGAACCAAGAGAACCGCATCACTTTGCTGCCCTTTTCGGGTATGGTGCAAGTGCTATTAATCCATATATGGTCAATGAAGTGATCTATGATCTTGTGGAACGTAAAGAAATTGAGGTTGAAGATCCCGAAGTTGCCGTAGAGAATTTTAATGTTGCCATTGGTAAAGGGATCGTTAAGATCATGAATAAAATTGGTATCTCAACATTGCTTTCCTACAGAGGCTCGCAAATTTTTGAGATCCTTGGACTGAACAAAAAATTCGTAGATAAGTACTTCTGTAATACGCCAACCCGTATTGAGGGAATTGGCTTATATGAAATTGAAAAAGAAATTCAGAAACGCTATCAGCATGCATTCTTTCCACCGGAAACCGAAACAGACCTTGATCTGGAAATGGGCGGGGATTATCGATGGAGAAGAAATGGCGAACGTCACGTGTTCAATCCTGCCAGCGTAGCCAAATTACAACAGGCTGTTAGGCAAAACAGTTTTGAAACCTATTCTGAATATTCCAAAATAATAAATGAGCAGAGTGAAAAACTAATGACCTTAAGGGGGATGTTTAAATTCAAGGAATTGAATCCAATTCCACTGGAAGAAGTTGAACCCTGGACAGATATTGTAAAAAGATTCAAAACCGGTGCGATGTCCTTTGGCTCCATCAGTAAGGAGGCTCATGAAAACCTGGCAATTGCGATGAACCGAATCAAAGGAAAAAGCAACTCTGGGGAAGGTGGTGAAGACCCGGGTCGTTTTCAGAAAGATATAGATGGAAACTGGAGAAACTCCGCCATTAAGCAGGTTGCATCGGGAAGGTTTGGAGTGTCCATAGATTATCTGAGCAATGCACGTGAAATTCAGATCAAAATGGCACAGGGAGCAAAGCCCGGAGAAGGAGGGCAATTACCCGGTGCTAAAGTGAATCCAGATATTGCGAAAACACGAAACTCTACTCCATATGTAGGATTAATTTCTCCGCCTCCACATCACGATATTTACTCTATTGAAGATCTTGCTCAGTTGATATTTGATCTTAAAAATGCAAATCGTGAAGCAAGAATAAATGTAAAACTGGTATCAAAAGTAGGTGTAGGTACAATTGCCGCCGGTGTTGCAAAGGCCAAGGCCGATGTTGTTCTTATCTCAGGTTATGATGGTGGAACAGGAGCATCTCCGCTTACCTCATTGCGACATGCGGGATTACCATGGGAATTAGGGATCGCTGAAGCTCAACAAACCTTATTGCTTAATAACTTAAGAAGCAGGATAGTTGTAGAATGCGACGGGCAGTTAAAGACCGGAAGGGATGTTGCAATTGCCTGTTTACTTGGTGCTGAAGAATTTGGTTTCTCCACAGCACCACTAGTGGCCACGGGCTGTATTATGATGCGGGCCTGCCATTTAAACACCTGCCCTGTTGGTATTGCGACTCAGGATCCGGAATTGCGCAAAAACTTTAAAGGAACTCCAGAGAATGTGATCAATTTCATGTATTTCATCGCTCAGGAACTTAGACAGATCATGGCAGAGTTAGGCTTCAGAAAAATGGATGAAATGGTTGGTCAAAGCCAGAAACTGGATATGAATCGTGCGATAACTCATTATAAGGCACAGGGAATAGATCTTTCTGCAATCCTACATAAGCCGAAAATAAAAGATAGTGTTCCGGTTTTCAATACAGAAAAACAACTGCATAACCTGGAGGGGGTATTGGACTTTGAAATTCTAAAACAGGCTCACCCCGCTATTTACAGAAAGGAGCCTGTGACTTTAAGTTACCCAATTACCAATATAAACAGAACAACCGGAGCTATAATTAGTAACGAGATCTCTAAGATACATGGCGCTAAGGGTCTTCCAAAGAATACCCTAACCCTGAACTTTACCGGTTCAGCCGGTCAAAGTTTCGGAGCATTTGCCGCCAACGGTCTTAATCTTAATATTGAAGGAAATTCCAATGACTACTTTGGTAAGGGATTATCTGGAGCGATCTTGTCTATTCGTAAACCAGATCTTGCGAGCTTTAAGTCTTATGAGAATGTTATTATAGGTAATGTGGCACTGTACGGTGCTACCGCCGGTGAGGCATATATCAATGGGATTGGAGGAGAACGTTTTTGTGTTAGAAATTCAGGAGCTAAAGCAGTTGTTGAAGGAATAGGTGATCACGGCTGTGAATATATGACCGGTGGGATCGCAGTGATCCTGGGAAGTATTGGCAGAAATTTCGCAGCTGGTATGAGCGGCGGAGTTGCATACATCTATAACCCGGAAGGTCAACTGGATAATAATAACTTCAATATGGAGATGATAGATCTTGAAGAACCTTCAGAAGATAATCTCAAGGAACTAAAGGAACTTATTGAGAACCATCTTCACTATACAAAAAGTGAACTTGCGAAATCAATACTTCAGGACTGGGAGAACAACTCGGGTGCATTTATCAAAGTTATGCCGGTAGAATATAAGAAAGCCTTGTTGAAACTTGAAGCAGAAAAAGAATTGAAAGAACAGGCAAATTTAAAAACAGCTTAA